From one Schistosoma mansoni, WGS project CABG00000000 data, supercontig 0149, strain Puerto Rico, whole genome shotgun sequence genomic stretch:
- a CDS encoding sox transcription factor, with protein MALLKFGRTQDVSLIVEKSEKLDFNVSPSVHEFLSLSPTASTRGKHKRAKILKNRSSFTTDPHQTSAMEKENKYLNRTSGLTPSAKRLHMSCSASASPIKSVVIPKRPTRSLSSSPCETLGTHPLGDNLDDISVRRHKSTDNQCILSDLSSIVPSPNIFSNGIFDFTMCDQCSDLRSQSLDSWMDHLGELHPVPVHWPSSRADCLSEKEKKYPYTTVVGSNKKRKASAIPRPLNSFMIFAQYLRRIILHWFPDAPNVHISQRVGQLWRKLDLKMRDKYMDEAFRLQQLHAIEFPDYKYKPKKRARNVNSDDNKIEADERVPKSEIVIPIISKSMTSNNNNNSKMNHENVSFPVDQNFSTRLKNQNSDEKHPQNQTPMIIGQNQSSTANSITCRRNYLQSNSQVNNKLNMELYQPVKVDYNYSNTTRVGNPYDKRVFISPAINDNYISKENEEVDEKMTLLVSDSGDIEHVTCQLHKIIPCQTIDGITESLISPSSLSQENQVKEIRILNMHSPTVRQLANEQQIIYRTFLCEPLKATVIRQSTVIPIKTNSSMLNGMLLDTNMTNLSFQPFVTQTTGSTASYLYPNPSKIGFNHDKVNPLSEISLGNIQSQYGNLPSTCNHNLSYPRERLSTKYVRKDSQLLNFKQGIGDEKKSTATDLYGGDEKFLGMLSSRHTNTSLFVESLRSKCENDNVDTALSFNDIETCKSGTSLDELEQITLFSCDSNNEFLQTIDPLNLPTENSPSTLQSASINNCQQTKLPPKDSALRTDTFTHPNGLPSIESWTFGASKSFQPS; from the exons ATGGCTTTGCTGAAGTTCGGAAGAACGCAAGACGTCTCTTTGATAGTAGAAAAATCTGAAAAGTTGGACTTTAATGTTTCACCAAGTGTTCATGAGTTCCTCTCTCTATCACCAACTGCATCAACTAGAGGTAAACATAAACGAGCAAAAATACTGAAGAACCGGTCTTCATTTACCACTGATCCACACCAAACTTCTGCGAtggaaaaagaaaataaatatttgaatcgTACAAGTGGACTAACTCCAAGTGCGAAACGTCTACACATGAGCTGTTCTGCGTCAGCTTCACCCATAAAGTCAGTAGTAATCCCTAAACGTCCAACACGATCCCTGTCAAGTAGTCCTTGTGAAACACTTGGGACTCATCCCTTGGGTGATAACTTAGATGACATTTCTGTTCGTCGACACAAATCTACTGATAATCAATGCATTTTATCGGATTTATCATCCATTGTACCCAGTCCAAACATATTTTCGAATGGGATTTTCGACTTCACAATGTGTGATCAATGTTCTGATTTACGATCTCAATCATTAGATTCTTGGATGGACCATTTAGGTGAACTACATCCTGTACCAGTTCATTGGCCAAGTTCACGTGCCGATTGCCTTagtgagaaagaaaaaaaatatcctTATACCACAGTTGTTGGTTCTAACAAAAAACGTAAAGCATCTGCGATTCCTCGACCGCTAAATAGTTTTATG ATTTTTGCCCAATACCTTCGAAGAATCATACTGCATTGGTTCCCCGATGCACCTAACGTACACATTAGTCAACGAGTGGGACAACTATGGAGAAAACTAGATTTAAAAATGCGTGATAAATACATGGATGAAGCTTTTCGTTTGCAACAGTTACATGCCATAGAATTTCCTGACTATAAGTATAAACCTAAAAAGCGTGCACGTAATGTAAATAGCGATGACAACAAAATTGAAGCTGATGAACGTGTTCCCAAGTCAGAAATTGTCATACCAATTATATCAAAATCGATGACatctaataataacaataattccaAAATGAATCATGAGAATGTTTCATTTCCCGTTGATCAGAATTTTTCCACTCGCTTAAAAAATCAAAATTCTGACGAAAAACATCCTCAAAACCAAACACCGATGATAATTGGACAAAACCAAAGCTCTACTGCTAACTCTATCACTTGCCGCAGAAATTACTTACAATCAAATTCACAGGTAAACAATAAGTTGAATATGGAATTATACCAACCAGTAAAAGTAGATTATAATTATTCCAATACAACACGTGTTGGCAATCCATATGACAAAAGAGTGTTCATATCACCTGCTATAAATGACAACTATATTTCTAAGGAAAATGAAGAAGTCGACGAAAAAATGACATTATTAGTTTCTGATAGCGGGGACATCGAACATGTAACTTGTCAGTTGCATAAAATCATACCATGTCAAACTATTGACGGAATAACTGAATCCCTGATATCGCCATCGTCACTAAGCCAGGAAAATCAAGTCAAGGAAATTCGAATCCTGAATATGCACTCGCCGACTGTTCGGCAACTTGCAAATGAACAGCAAATCATATATCGTACTTTCCTGTGTGAACCTCTCAAGGCGACTGTTATTAGACAATCTACAGTAATCccaattaaaacaaattcatcAATGTTAAATGGCATGCTATTGGATACTAATATGACTAATTTAAGTTTTCAGCCATTTGTTACACAAACAACTGGCAGCACTGCATCATACTTATATCCGAATCCCTCTAAAATTGGATTTAATCATGATAAAGTAAATCCTTTGTCGGAAATCAGTCTAGGAAATATTCAATCTCAATATGGCAACTTGCCAAGCACCTGTAACCATAATTTAAGCTATCCAAGAGAAAGACTGAGTACAAAATATGTTAGAAAGGACAGTCAGTTGTTAAATTTTAAACAGGGTATTGGTGATGAAAAAAAGTCTACTGCTACGGATTTATATGGTGGTGATGAAAAATTCCTGGGTATGTTATCCAGTCGTCATACAAATACGTCCCTATTCGTGGAGAGCCTCAGGTCAAAGTGTGAAAACGACAATGTTGACACAGCACTCAGTTTTAATGATATTGAAACATGCAAGTCAGGAACTTCTCTTGACGAACTTGAACAGATCACTTTGTTTTCTTGTGATAGTAATAACGAATTCTTACAGACTATAGACCCTTTGAATCTACCGACTGAGAACTCCCCATCGACTTTACAGTCTGCAAGTATAAACAACTGCCAACAGACAAAACTACCGCCTAAAGACTCAGCCTTACGTACAGATACCTTCACGCACCCTAACGGCTTGCCAAGTATTGAATCATGGACATTTGGAGCATCAAAGTCTTTCCAACCaagttga